The Puntigrus tetrazona isolate hp1 chromosome 23, ASM1883169v1, whole genome shotgun sequence genome has a segment encoding these proteins:
- the sars1 gene encoding serine--tRNA ligase, cytoplasmic yields MVLDLDLFRTDKGGDPEIVRETQRKRFKDVTLVDKLIEADKEWRKCRFTADNLNKAKNLCSKAIGEKMKKKEPVGDDETLPEEAQNLEALTGETLSPLTVTQIKKVRLLVDEAVQKTDSDRLKLEAERFEYLREIGNLLHPSVPISNDEDADNKVERTWGECTVQKKYSHVDLVVMVDGYEGEKGAIVAGSRGYFLKGPLVFLEQALINYALRILYSKNYNILYTPFFMRKEVMQEVAQLSQFDEELYKVIGKGSEKSDDNTVDEKYLIATSEQPIAAFLRDEWLKPEDLPIRYAGISTCFRQEVGSHGRDTRGIFRVHQFEKIEQFVYSSPHEGKSWEMFDEMIGTAEEFYQTLGIPYRIVNIVSGALNHAASKKLDLEAWFPGSQAFRELVSCSNCTDYQARRLRIRYGQTKKMMDKTEFVHMLNATMCATTRVICAILENYQTEEGIIIPEPLKAFMPPGLTEIIKFVKPAPIDQEATKKQKKQQDGGKKKKQQGGDADLQNKVENMSVNDS; encoded by the exons ATGGTGCTCGATTTAGACCTGTTTCGCACCGACAAAGGCGGCGATCCTGAAATCGTGAGGGAAACCCAGAGGAAACGGTTCAAAGATGTGACTCTGGTGGATAAACTGATCGAGGCGGACAAAGAATGGAGAAAAT GTCGTTTCACAGCAGATAATCTGAACAAGGCCAAGAATTTGTGCAGCAAAGCCATTGGGGAAAAGATGAAG AAAAAAGAGCCTGTTGGTGATGATGAAACTCTTCCAGAAGAAGCTCAGAATCTGGAAGCCCTCACTGGAGAAACATTATCA CCCCTCACGGTGACTCAGATAAAGAAGGTGAGGTTACTGGTGGACGAGGCCGTGCAAAAAAcagacagtgatcggttaaagcTGGAGGCGGAGCGCTTTGAGTACCTGAGAGAGATCGGCAACCTCCTGCATCCCTCTGTGCCCATCAGCAATGATGAG gatgCTGATAATAAAGTGGAACGCACCTGGGGTGAATGTACGGTGCAGAAGAAGTACTCTCACGTGGACCTGGTTGTCATGGTGGATGGGTACGAAGGGGAAAAAGGAGCCATAGTGGCTGGAAGCAGAGGATACTTTCTCAAG GGccctttagtttttttggaaCAGGCTTTAATTAACTATGCGCTGCGGATCCTGTACAGTAAAAACTACAACATTCTCTACACACCCTTCTTCATGAGGAAAGAAGTCATGCAGGAAGTCGCTCAGCTCAGCCAGTTTGACGAGGAGCTCTACAAG GTGATCGGGAAGGGCAGTGAGAAATCTGATGACAATACAGTGgatgaaaaatatttgattgcCACATCGGAGCAGCCAATCGCAGCTTTCCTGAGAGATGAGTGGCTGAAACCGGAAGACCTTCCCATCCGCTATGCCGGTATCTCCACCTGCTTCAGACAGGAAGTGGGCTCTCATGGCAGAGATACACGTGGAATCTTCAGGGTCCATCAGTTTGAGAAG ATTGAGCAGTTTGTCTACTCCTCTCCTCATGAGGGCAAGTCCTGGGAGATGTTTGATGAGATGATTGGAACTGCGGAAGAGTTTTATCAGACATTGGGAATCCCCTACCGCATTGTCAACATTGTGTCAG GTGCTTTGAACCACGCAGCTAGTAAAAAGCTGGATTTAGAGGCTTGGTTCCCAGGCTCCCAGGCTTTTAGAGAACTCGTGTCCTGCTCAAACTGCACAGACTACCAGGCTCGCCGCTTACGAATTCGCTACGGCCAGACCAAGAAAATGATGGACAAG ACTGAGTTTGTGCACATGTTAAATGCCACCATGTGTGCGACCACCCGTGTTATCTGTGCTATCCTGGAGAACTATCAGACAGAGGAAGGCATCATTATTCCAGAACCTCTCAAGGCATTTATGCCTCCAG GTTTAACGGAAATTATCAAGTTTGTGAAGCCAGCCCCCATTGACCAGGAGGCGACCAAGAAGCAGAAGAAACAGCAGGATGgagggaagaagaagaaacagcaGGGTGGTGATGCTGATCTACAGAACAAAGTGGAGAACATGTCAGTCAATGACTCCTAG